GAATTCCGTTCAACTCGAAGGTGTATGTGTTCACATCGAAAGGAGGCGATGTGATGTACCTTTTGAGGTTCATACTCTTCCCTCTCTTTTCAGAATTTCCATTGCAGCCTCCACGAACTTCCCATGGCGATGGATGACTGTCTGAATCCTCCTCTCGCGTCTCCTACGATGAAGGTTCTATCACCTTTCTCAACGAAAGAGATGTTTGGGACACGCTCTATGCATATGAGAAAGGCGTCGAACAGAAAATTCGCGTGCCTGTGATTGACGTCCTCCCGATCCTCTAAAGGGTATGGGATTCTTACTGGCTCAAGGCCAGCTTCCACGGGATATTACCCGGACCACGTAGGTGTGGATTGGATTTCACACTTGCAGGGGATGCCAAAGCCCCTACTATCAGGCTTTCGCCTGTATACTTGGCTCTTATGCTGAAAGCTCCTACTGCGTCTTTATGACCTTCAAAGCTGCAATGTTTGCATTTGCATGCTCCGTTGTTCGTTTTGTTTTTAGCTCCGCACACAGGGTAGGTTTGGGATGTGTAGGATTCCTTTACGAAGATAACCTTGATGTCGAACAACTCCGCTTTTTCCTGGACAGCTTGTGGCTGAACTCCGCAAGTTTCTTGTTGCGGTAGCACAGTTTGGAGTTCAGTTCTCCACCGTTGTAGATGATGGTTTCCTTGCCATCGGTTACAACCATCGAGTGGATGGCGCCAAGGTTGACTCCAGCGGCCTTGTTTCCTGGTTCAGCTGAAGCTGCTTTTACTGATACTGCAACGTGCAGACGGAATTC
Above is a genomic segment from Thermotoga sp. containing:
- a CDS encoding zinc ribbon domain-containing protein codes for the protein MLPQQETCGVQPQAVQEKAELFDIKVIFVKESYTSQTYPVCGAKNKTNNGACKCKHCSFEGHKDAVGAFSIRAKYTGESLIVGALASPASVKSNPHLRGPGNIPWKLALSQ